GACCGGCGGATGACCTCCACCCCCTTCTCGCACGCCGGCTACATGTCGAAGCTCTGGGACCAATTACTCTGGGGCACAGCGATCGTCATCCCGCCTGCGCCGTGGACAGCGACCGGGATGGCGCGCACGCTCATCGACGAGCGTGTCACCGTCGGCGGCGGGGTACCCACCCAGTGGGCCAAGCTGCTCGAACTGCCCGGCCTCGATCGCCATTCCTTCCCCGAACTCCGGGTCGGTGTGGTCGCCACCGCTCCGGCCTCACCCGACCTGGTTCGGCGCACCGCCGACCTGATCGGCGTACCACTGGTGGTCCGGTACGCGATGACCGAGTCGCCGACGGTCTGTGGAACCGAACCCGACGATCCGCCCGAGGTCCAGTTCCGCACGGTCGGTCGTCCTCAGTACGGAATGACCGTCGAGGTCGTCGACAGCAACGGGATCGTGCTCTCACCCGGGATGGTGGGACGGGTACGCATCAAGGGCGGTTGCGTGATGCGCGGGTACTGGCACGATCCCGACTTGACCTCCACCGCTTTTGATTCCGAGAGGTTCCTGGTCACCGGTGACCTCGGCCTGATCACCACGGACGGAAACCTCAAGCTGGTGGGGAGAGCTGGGGACATGTACATCCGCGGCGGCTTCAACGTGCATCCCGTCGAAGTCGAACAGGTCATCGCCGGCCACCCGGCGATTGCGGAAGCCGCGGTCGTCGGGCACGCCGCTCCTGTGATCGGAGAGATCGGAGTCGCCTTTGTGGTTCCCGTCGACCCCGCTGCGCCACCAACGCTCGCCGAAGTGCGGGACTGGACGCGATCACTGTTGGCCGACTACAAGGCTCCAGATCACCTGGTCGTGGTCGAGACGATCCCCCAGACAGCGATGGCGAAAACGGATCGCAAGCGGCTTCGTGAACTGGCCGAAACACTTCCCCCGTCACGACGCACATGACTGCGGCGGTCGATCACCTGGTCAACCTGCGCGACGTCGCCGGCCTCCCGCTGACCGGAGGCGGACTGACCGCATCCGGGGTCCTGTATCGCAGCGACGCGCCCCATGTCGGCGACAGTCTGCCCACTCACGTGGCGTCCTGGCCGCCATCCACGGTCGTGGACCTGCGCTCGAAGAAAGAGCGTGAGCGTACCGGATTCGATTGGGACAAAGGCACCGTCGTGCACGCACTACCCCTCCACGACGCGGCCGCACCCGGCGACGTCCGACCCCCGGACCTGACGGCACTGTACCTGACAACGCTCGAGACGAAGGCCAGTCGAGCCGCGCACGTTCTCCAGATCGCGGCAGCTGCCGCCGGACCGGTCCTCGTGCACTGCACTGCGGGCAAGGACCGCACCGGCGTGATGGTGGCAGCACTGCTGCTCGCTGCCGGCGTCGAGCCGGCGGCGGTCCGAGAAGACTATCTCGCCACCACCGCGAACATGGAACTGCTTCGGCGACGATGGAAGGCGAAGGGCCCCCGGCTCGCTCCCGCGATTCGATTGCCACGCAGCTGGCTGACCACCTCGCCGGAGGCCATCGACGAGGTGATCGGCCATCTCCTCTCCTGGCCCGGCGGTGTGCACGGATGGTTCACCGACGCCGGGGCAACCGAGACAGACCTACGCAGCTGGCGACGCCGACTCACCCGACCCGACGGGTCATGATCAGTCCATCACACCCTAGGAGATCACCATGCGGATTCACATCGCCCTCGACGAGTGCGAAGGACACGGAATGTGTGCGATGCACGAGCCCGATCTATACGACATCGACGACGATGGCTTTGCGGCCAAAGCGGATTTCGTTGTGCCCCAGGGCATGGAGCCTGCCGCCCGCAACGGCGCAACTCGATGCCCGATGAGCGCGATCAAGATCATAGAGGATTGACGCCGACGCGCGCAGCGGTGTGCGGTCACACGTGAACCTCCTTTTGGGAACCTCTTGACCTCCAAACTGGAGAACGCTATTCTCCAGTCATCGACATTTTCGATTGGAGGTTCTGCATGGAAAACCCTGAGGACAAGGCCGCGCTGGCCAGATGGCTCGATGACGTCGGGGCACCCGGCGACGGAGAGAAGCCAGAGATCGAGCGCCTGACCGGCGGCTCGCAGAACGAGCTCTTTCGGATAACCCGGAGCGGGATGACCGGCGTCTTGCGCATGCCGCCCGCCGGCGCGGACGATGCGCGACTCGACGGTTTACGGCGCGAGCTACGACTGTTGGCCGCCCTCAAGGGTTCTGAGGTTCCACATGCGGAACTCATCGGCGGCGAACCGACCGGTGACGTGCTGGGGTCGCCGTTCTACATGATGCAGTCGATCGACGGGTGGAGCCCGACCGGTTCGTGGGCGGCGCCGTTCGACACCGACCTCGACGCCCGCGGTGAGCTCGCATTCGAACTGGTCGGCGGCATCGCGCAACTGTCCAAGGTCGACTGGCAGGGCCGTGGTCTGACCGGATTCGGCCGGCCGGAGAACTTCCACGAACGCCAGGTCGACCGCTGGCTCGCATTTCTCGGCAACTACCGGTTCCGGGAACTTCCGGGTCTGGATGTCGCGGCGGATTGGTTGCGCGCCAACCGTCCCGCACGGTGGTCCCCGGGAATCATGCACGGCGACTACCAGTTCGCCAACGTCATGTTCCACAACGGCACACCGGCCAAACTCGCCGCGATCATCGACTGGGAGATGACCACCATCGGCGATCCGCTCCTCGACCTCGGCTGGGCTCTCCTCGGCTGGGACGGCGAATCGCCCAAGACCGACTTCTACGTCGATCTCGAGGGTATGCCGAAGCGCTCGGAGTTGATCGCACACTACGAGAAGATCAGTGGGCGCTCGACCGCCGACATCCACTATTACCTCGTGCTGGCCAACTGGAAGCTCGGCGTGGTCCTGGAGAAGAGTTACGCGGCACTGGTCAAAGGCGATCGCAAGGACGAGAAGATCGAGACCTTCGGACCGCTGGTGCTCGATCTGATCGCGACGGCCGCCGACCTCACGACCGAACGAACCGAAGGGGTGTGACATGGGTTATGCGGACACGCTTTTCGACCTGACCGGCAAGGTTGTCGTCGTCACCGGCGGCAGCCGCGGCCTCGGACGCCAGATGGCGTTCGGCGCCGCGCATTGCGGCGCAGATGTGGTCATCGCCAGCCGCGACTTCGAATCGTGCGCCACCACTGCGAAGGAAATAGCCGACGCCACCGGTCGAAGTGTCATGCCCTTCGCAGTCCACGTGGGCCGATGGGATCAACTCGACGGGCTCACCGATGCGGTCTACGAACGGTTCGGCCGTGCCGACGTCCTGATCAACAATGCGGGCATGTCACCTGTCTATGACTCGGCCTCCGACATCAACGAGAAGATGTTCGATGCGGTGGTGAACCTCAATCTGAAAGGTCCTTTCCGGCTGTCGATTCTGTTCGGCGAACGGATGCAGCAGGCCGGCGGAGGGGTCATAATCAATGTCAGCTCAACCGGTTCCATTCGGCCGGCGCCCTGGATCCTTCC
This sequence is a window from Gordonia insulae. Protein-coding genes within it:
- a CDS encoding class I adenylate-forming enzyme family protein, producing the protein MADTFANTRELLDAAARVHGDRDAYVEPGSRISFAQWVSHARSVAGHFAGAGVGKGDVVTLLLPSGIDYAICYAAAAMLGAVTTGVNPRLGPTETTSILNTSSPALVVHGPSQLPPESTAQRLTVCIDELRSSYHEVNDLPTVDVDRRDPVAIIFSSGTTGLPKGAWFDADNLAASAQAAGIMSAAYDRRMTSTPFSHAGYMSKLWDQLLWGTAIVIPPAPWTATGMARTLIDERVTVGGGVPTQWAKLLELPGLDRHSFPELRVGVVATAPASPDLVRRTADLIGVPLVVRYAMTESPTVCGTEPDDPPEVQFRTVGRPQYGMTVEVVDSNGIVLSPGMVGRVRIKGGCVMRGYWHDPDLTSTAFDSERFLVTGDLGLITTDGNLKLVGRAGDMYIRGGFNVHPVEVEQVIAGHPAIAEAAVVGHAAPVIGEIGVAFVVPVDPAAPPTLAEVRDWTRSLLADYKAPDHLVVVETIPQTAMAKTDRKRLRELAETLPPSRRT
- a CDS encoding phosphotransferase family protein — protein: MENPEDKAALARWLDDVGAPGDGEKPEIERLTGGSQNELFRITRSGMTGVLRMPPAGADDARLDGLRRELRLLAALKGSEVPHAELIGGEPTGDVLGSPFYMMQSIDGWSPTGSWAAPFDTDLDARGELAFELVGGIAQLSKVDWQGRGLTGFGRPENFHERQVDRWLAFLGNYRFRELPGLDVAADWLRANRPARWSPGIMHGDYQFANVMFHNGTPAKLAAIIDWEMTTIGDPLLDLGWALLGWDGESPKTDFYVDLEGMPKRSELIAHYEKISGRSTADIHYYLVLANWKLGVVLEKSYAALVKGDRKDEKIETFGPLVLDLIATAADLTTERTEGV
- a CDS encoding ferredoxin; translated protein: MRIHIALDECEGHGMCAMHEPDLYDIDDDGFAAKADFVVPQGMEPAARNGATRCPMSAIKIIED
- a CDS encoding SDR family NAD(P)-dependent oxidoreductase, with protein sequence MGYADTLFDLTGKVVVVTGGSRGLGRQMAFGAAHCGADVVIASRDFESCATTAKEIADATGRSVMPFAVHVGRWDQLDGLTDAVYERFGRADVLINNAGMSPVYDSASDINEKMFDAVVNLNLKGPFRLSILFGERMQQAGGGVIINVSSTGSIRPAPWILPYAAAKAGLNALTEGLALTLGPTVRVNTLMSGPFYTDVSKHWDLESTKKATKAHALQRAGDPPEIIGAALYLMSDASSYTSGATLRVDGGIP
- a CDS encoding tyrosine-protein phosphatase, with protein sequence MTAAVDHLVNLRDVAGLPLTGGGLTASGVLYRSDAPHVGDSLPTHVASWPPSTVVDLRSKKERERTGFDWDKGTVVHALPLHDAAAPGDVRPPDLTALYLTTLETKASRAAHVLQIAAAAAGPVLVHCTAGKDRTGVMVAALLLAAGVEPAAVREDYLATTANMELLRRRWKAKGPRLAPAIRLPRSWLTTSPEAIDEVIGHLLSWPGGVHGWFTDAGATETDLRSWRRRLTRPDGS